ATTCTATCGGACGCTGTTCAACGCTTAAAGCATGTTCATCAAAATGGTGCTAGCTATTTGATGAATTCAAAATGGAACAACACAAGATACGACCATTCAATAGGTGTCATGTGTTTAATTAGAACACTAGGCGGTACTGTAGAGGAACAAATTGCCGGCCTTTTACACGATGTCTCTCACACAGCATTCTCTCATGTTGTAGATGATGCGTTAGGTGAAGTGAATGAAGATTATCATGAACAGATCAAAGAGCAAATGATCCTGAATTCGGACATCCCTTCCATTTTGAAAAACTATCAATATAACCTACACTCCGTTTTGGATGAGTCAAAATGGATGATACTTGAACAATCTGCTCCACGCTTGTGCGCGGATCGGATCGATTATACGTTGAGGGATCTCTATGGATATGGTGAAATTTCGAAATTAGAGGTAGAAAAATTTTTGAAAAGTATGGTTTTGTACAAGGGGAGAATCCATCTAAATAAACAAAGTGCAGCAGAATGGTTTGTTAAACAGTATTATCGAGAAGTGTTGGACTTCTTTTTACACCCATTAAATATTTATAGCAATCATGTAATGGCAGAGATATTGAAGCTCGCTATTCAGAAATCAGTCATAACGAAAGATGATTTTCTATTAACGGACGAACAATTACTAAGTAAAATACAAGTCTCAACAGACCATGAAATTAGAACAAATATAAAGCAACTTTCTTCACCAGTAAAAGTAATTGAAACACAGGACGATTATGATATCCAGGTGAAAAAAAAGTTGAGATTAATTGACCCAGAGGTACTCATAGATAATGAAAGCATGCATGTAAGCGAACTTTCCCAAGACGTAAAGGATATGAATGCGAAAGCGAAACAACGATCTCTAAAAGGTGTGAAAATAAAAGTCATCACGCAATAAAATTTCACGTACCGTACTAGATAGCAAAATTTCTAATACAACGTTTAATAAGAATAGGTAAGAGGAGTGGGACGTTACAATGAACAAGACGAGAGCGATTTCGATTTTCTTGAAACGAAGTAATCTTGAATGTGTTGAAATGATACGTTCCAAGTACGATGATTTGTTTCATAAAATACCGCCTCATATTACACTTGTTTTCCCTTTTCGGAGTGACCTCACCCTGGAGGCGTGTATTGAACATATGCATTCTTGTTTACAAGGTTATGAATCATTCTCCATTCGCTTGGAAGGATTAAAAGTTGCGGATGACGGTTGTTTATTCTTGCTTGTTCGAGATGGGAAGGAACAAATTGAACAATTAAATCGATCCCTTTATTCAGGACCATTGAGAACATACAAGTCCGAAGAACACACATTCATTCCTCATGTCACTATTGGACGCTTTAATCATATTGAACAGGCAAAAGCTGTGCAAAAAAAAGTTGCACAGCTCATCCCAAATTTGAGTCTACTTGTTGATCGAATTACATTAGAATCGATTGGCGTTCATGGATATTCTGAACTTGAATATGTATACCAATTGAATTAAATTGAATCTTTTTTGAAAATGAATCGTAAACTACAGTGAAGATGGTTTAACATACATGACATAAGCTCGTCGATCTTCATCTATTTCTGTAGCGACTCTTTCATATTCGGTATCTGTCAATTGTACATAGTCTGAGCTAATATATGCGAGTACTTCCTCATGATTTTGACACTCAACTGTTTGTAGAATCGGTGAATCGACATATTGTTTCCATTCACGTATTTCTAATGTTACGAATTCATAAGTAGGTGCTTCATCAAATATTTCTTCCTTTGTATCAATGGACAAG
This Pseudalkalibacillus berkeleyi DNA region includes the following protein-coding sequences:
- a CDS encoding HD domain-containing protein, which translates into the protein MYIEDRLYGTFEVEPVLSDLILSDAVQRLKHVHQNGASYLMNSKWNNTRYDHSIGVMCLIRTLGGTVEEQIAGLLHDVSHTAFSHVVDDALGEVNEDYHEQIKEQMILNSDIPSILKNYQYNLHSVLDESKWMILEQSAPRLCADRIDYTLRDLYGYGEISKLEVEKFLKSMVLYKGRIHLNKQSAAEWFVKQYYREVLDFFLHPLNIYSNHVMAEILKLAIQKSVITKDDFLLTDEQLLSKIQVSTDHEIRTNIKQLSSPVKVIETQDDYDIQVKKKLRLIDPEVLIDNESMHVSELSQDVKDMNAKAKQRSLKGVKIKVITQ
- a CDS encoding 2'-5' RNA ligase family protein yields the protein MNKTRAISIFLKRSNLECVEMIRSKYDDLFHKIPPHITLVFPFRSDLTLEACIEHMHSCLQGYESFSIRLEGLKVADDGCLFLLVRDGKEQIEQLNRSLYSGPLRTYKSEEHTFIPHVTIGRFNHIEQAKAVQKKVAQLIPNLSLLVDRITLESIGVHGYSELEYVYQLN